The following proteins come from a genomic window of Salvia hispanica cultivar TCC Black 2014 chromosome 4, UniMelb_Shisp_WGS_1.0, whole genome shotgun sequence:
- the LOC125218994 gene encoding receptor-like protein kinase FERONIA: protein MRNIIQFLGIITISFLIGVNSQNQTNYVPIDQIFLNCGGPNSTDSDGRVWISDATFSPSTTTTSTSAATQKPDVPQVPYMTARVSRSNFTYTIPASPGRVFLRLHFYSAAYGNLTAADALFFATSGAYTLLKNFSAAQTMEALELTHMVKEFSINIPAGENSLTVTFAPASATNSYAFVNGIELVSHPDTFATASALAVGQSGGFQIDNATALENVRRLNVGGNAIKPSDDNGLFRSWGADDDYLFGAAHGLVRGLDPNVTVAVPGNYAAPLVLYTTLRSVGPNMPVNRNSNLTWYFKIDSGFSYLVRLHFCEISANIFKTNQIIFTIFLNNQTASEVADVIAWAGGNGVPIHRDFVVFVATGPPQQNLWLDLHPYTASNPQFYDAILNGLEIFKINDSRGNLGGPNPTRTQSESDAPSSNKPPSKNHSAAIGGGVGAGVAALLVVVLVVILVARRRRKGAASEEEGWLALSKYGNSPSLFSRTTTTTATSIGSSLPSGLCRHFSFAEIKAATNNFDEALLLGLGGFGKVYSGVIEITDGTTTKVAIKRGNPLSQQGVHEFQTEIEMLSKLRHRHLVSLIGFCQEKHEMILVYDYMSNGTLREHLYNAPSPATPALSWKQRLGICIGAARGLHYLHTGVKHTIIHRDVKTTNILLDEKWVAKVSDFGLSKTGPSLDDTHVSTLVKGSFGYLDPEYYRRQQLTEKSDVYSFGVVLFEVLCGRPPLMRKLPKEQVSLAEWARRCYEEGRLGEITDPCLVGKIAAESFEKFAETAAKCVDEVGVERPSMGDVLWNLEFALQLQESAEEGLVVVADDLDLSRSVASLDSSGVTPSAASLDSSGVTPTAVFSQIMNADGR, encoded by the coding sequence ATGAGAAACATCATTCAATTTCTGGGAATTATcactatttccttcttaattgGTGTCAATtcacaaaatcaaaccaaCTACGTCCCAATCGACCAGATTTTCTTGAACTGCGGAGGCCCAAATTCCACCGATTCCGACGGCCGAGTATGGATCTCCGACGCCACCTTCTCTCCCTCCACCACCACAACCTCCACCAGCGCCGCCACGCAGAAGCCCGACGTCCCTCAAGTCCCCTACATGACCGCCCGAGTCTCCCGCTCCAACTTCACATACACCATCCCAGCATCCCCAGGCCGCGTCTTCCTCCGCCTCCACTTCTACTCCGCCGCCTACGGAAACCTCACCGCCGCCGACGCCCTCTTCTTCGCAACCTCCGGCGCCTACACCCTCCTCAAAAACTTCAGCGCCGCGCAGACCATGGAGGCTCTCGAACTCACTCACATGGTGAAGGAGTTTTCCATTAACATTCCCGCCGGAGAAAATTCTCTCACGGTCACATTCGCGCCGGCTTCTGCCACCAACTCTTACGCTTTCGTCAACGGCATCGAACTCGTGTCCCATCCCGATACTTTCGCCACTGCGTCTGCTCTCGCAGTCGGCCAATCCGGCGGTTTCCAGATTGACAACGCGACCGCCTTGGAAAACGTCCGCCGCCTCAACGTCGGAGGAAACGCCATCAAGCCGTCCGACGACAACGGACTTTTCCGGTCGTGGGGAGCCGACGACGATTACTTGTTCGGCGCGGCGCATGGTTTAGTCAGAGGACTTGATCCCAACGTGACGGTGGCGGTGCCGGGAAACTACGCGGCGCCGCTGGTTTTATACACGACGCTGAGATCAGTGGGGCCGAATATGCCTGTTAATCGGAATTCAAATCTTACTTGGTACTTCAAAATTGATTCTGGATTTTCATACCTTGTTAGGCTCCATTTCTGTGAGATAAGCGCCAATATATTTAAAACGAATCAGATTATTTTCACCATTTTCTTGAACAATCAGACTGCGTCGGAGGTGGCAGATGTGATCGCCTGGGCCGGCGGAAATGGAGTTCCGATTCACCGGGATTTTGTTGTGTTCGTCGCTACCGGTCCGCCGCAGCAGAATCTTTGGCTGGATTTGCATCCTTACACTGCTTCCAATCCTCAATTCTACGATGCGATCTTGAACGGATTGGAGATTTTCAAGATTAATGACAGTAGAGGGAATCTCGGTGGCCCCAATCCAACCCGAACCCAATCCGAATCCGACGCTCCTTCAAGCAATAAACCGCCGTCTAAGAATCACTCCGCCGCCATCGGAGGAGGTGTCGGCGCCGGAGTTGCCGCTCTTCTAGTGGTTGTACTTGTTGTAATCCTAGTTGCTCGCCGCCGCCGAAAGGGCGCCGCCAGTGAAGAAGAGGGGTGGCTCGCTTTATCAAAGTACGGCAATTCACCTTCGTTATTTTCAcgcaccaccaccaccaccgccacaTCAATCGGCAGCAGCCTCCCTTCGGGCCTCTGCCGCCACTTCTCCTTCGCGGAGATCAAAGCTGCCACAAACAACTTCGACGAGGCTCTCCTCCTCGGCCTCGGCGGCTTCGGAAAAGTCTACAGCGGCGTGATCGAGATCACCGACGGCACCACCACCAAAGTCGCCATCAAACGAGGGAACCCTCTCTCACAGCAAGGGGTGCACGAGTTTCAAACAGAGATCGAGATGCTGTCGAAgctccgccaccgccacctCGTCTCCCTCATCGGATTCTGCCAAGAGAAGCACGAGATGATCCTCGTCTACGACTACATGTCGAACGGGACCCTCCGCGAGCATCTCTACAACGCCCCGAGCCCCGCCACCCCGGCCCTCTCCTGGAAGCAGAGGCTCGGGATCTGCATTGGCGCGGCTCGGGGGCTTCACTACCTCCACACGGGAGTAAAACACACCATCATCCACCGCGACGTCAAGACCACAAACATCCTCTTAGACGAGAAGTGGGTGGCGAAGGTGTCCGATTTCGGGCTGTCGAAAACAGGGCCTTCGCTGGACGACACGCACGTGAGCACCCTAGTGAAGGGGAGCTTCGGGTACCTCGACCCGGAGTACTACAGGAGGCAGCAGCTGACGGAGAAATCCGACGTGTACTCGTTCGGGGTGGTGCTGTTCGAGGTGCTGTGCGGGCGGCCGCCGCTGATGCGGAAGCTGCCGAAGGAGCAGGTGAGCTTGGCGGAGTGGGCGAGGCGGTGCTACGAGGAGGGGAGGCTTGGGGAGATAACGGACCCGTGTCTGGTGGGGAAGATAGCGGCGGAGAGCTTCGAGAAGTTTGCGGAGACGGCGGCGAAGTGCGTGGATGAAGTGGGGGTGGAGAGGCCGTCGATGGGGGATGTGCTGTGGAATCTGGAGTTTGCGCTGCAGCTGCAGGAGAGCGCGGAGGAGGGACTTGTGGTTGTTGCTGATGATTTGGATTTGTCGAGGAGTGTTGCTAGTCTGGACTCTAGTGGGGTGACTCCGAGTGCTGCTAGTCTGGACTCGAGTGGGGTCACTCCGACTGCTGTTTTTTCTCAGATTATGAATGCGGATGGGCGATGA